The sequence gttctggaGTTCAgttcctagtaaaatttagttgcttttatagggATTACAATTACGTGTATATgtatatcctcatctcattgaacCATGGGGTGTTACTTATTGCTCACCTACTTACTTATTGCtatcactagttgaacagattgtaatgtaaacattagaaaaaaataaacattttaagtgtgaattaaaaattaaaggcaCTCAAACTATTGGTgccgtttattttaatattaaaagaagagcATTTGTTTAGTTCATTGCTGCTGCCTTATTGTAACAATATCATGCATTTGTGACTTGCATCTTGGTTTTATTCTACGCAGTGTGTTTCCTTGTTGAATGCAACTCTTTTTATATCTGCTCTGAAGTTATAGGTTCTGCTGTGGTACATTCAGTATGcctacaaatttaatattaataaattttttttttaacttaaacataagattgatttttttaaaaatttgttttagattgcTAAGGATGCAAGAGAATGTGTTCAAGAATGTGTTTCTgaatttattagtttcattacCAGTGAAGCAAGTGATAGGTGTcatatggaaaaaagaaaaactattaatggAGAAGATATTTTATATGCCATGACTACTTTAGGCTTTGATAACTATGTAGAACCTCTTAAACTTTATCTTCAGAAATACAGAGAggtgttttttctattttttgcattCTGTTTAGCTTATAGAAAGAATTACAGTTATCTgtcataataaatatagtaatggctttgtttttctatgttttatacatgaattttttaggtgtttatttatttgtttttgccagttagaataaatttttattagtactgcataaaataaaattttgtgttaatgCTTTTGATATTCAGTTGGTTACTTGCCTTTCAAAAGATTCTTCTGGaagtataattgttattatttgaacTGAAAATAATGCTAAATTTTTCATCCGGAAGATTTTGGGCTTAAATTTCAGttaggcttgacatttttcacatgtttgaaaattcatttcctacagttCACGCTTGATATGAGTTGAAGCTTTGGTTTCTGGGTTGTACACATACACCCACAATTCATTACCAATTATCATAGTCTCAAGGAAGTTAGGACCAACACTGGTAAACTCCAGCATGTTCTATACAACATCAAAACAAATCAGTTTCTGTTCAATTGAAAGCAACTTTAGTATACATTTTCCAGCCGATCTATGCTTAGCCAAATCGACTGTTAATATTGTGTGTACTGATCTGTCATTAATCGCAGTGGCATTTGGATTTTGACTTGTTGATGACCTACCAATAATTGGCAATTCTCAACTGAAGttcaatcattttgaaaattattatttcaataatttgtgTGACTGCCATAGCTTTAGTTCCAAAAGGCTACTTAATCTTATGAATTGTTTACTTGGGTATCACCAAACATTTGGCAGAATTTGATAATATAACATTGTTCAATGTATTCCattattatgtacaaaataaaaatgtgagaagCACCTCTTACATTAGCACACACAACGACTGATGCACAGAACAATGGGTATGAGGTTATAACAAATATGAATGCATATTTGGTATTAATGTTGCACTCTACCAATTTTACTGctcatatttaaatacttttcaagaaaaataatatagtcAGATACTTTCTGAGTAGacttcaaagaataaaaatgtaagatatataataaatacattataaaataatggttGTATAATATTGcatagttttataaattgataaattttttaacaactacAAAACAGAatgatttacattaataattagaattcataaaattataattaagttataaattatttataaatatttaaaattttgagtaaatatttgtaaatatttaaagattatttaaattaaattatttaattgaattcatcataatttatgaataattaataaagaggctatttatagataattaattcAGATTGCTTATACTATCATGAACATTATACTGAATATTAATGGGAATATTAGTTTAATGATGATAAATAAGCTAATGTTCCAAGTTCATGACTTTTTACATGCactataatagtttttaatattttaaaataattattaataatcttattttcagttacagccaattaaaaaaaaaagtagtcttGAGATgacagatttaataataaaacactattttttgctactaaaaataaatttttaacaaaaaaagggaaagaaaatattttcctggCAATGTgctcatgaaatttatttactgtaactcttaaacaaaaataaaataattttcatttttttctgtggtAGGCTACAAAAGGCGACAAAACTCTTGGTGGTACTGAAATTTATGAAGATATGGCTGATGATGTATTcagtaagtattctttttttttctgttaatatcagCAGTTTTCATTGTGGTTTTGTTTTTGTACAGCCTTTTGTCCACTTtgaagtatataataattaaaaagatatatataaagtcaattttgtataaagattgaatgaaaatattcttaGAGGAtgtgtaaaaatcattttttttgtccTGGGTAAAACATTAGTCTGCACATTACACAGTTTACGTTTTAATTGATGTTTGAAATTGTATTGTGGTTTTTCCCTGATTCGCACCCttaattttcttcagattgcCTTTCATCAGTGGTTGcagatattattgaaataattgttaCACAGTGGTATTAACCAATCTTAGAACTACCAGCCTTTTTTATGTTACCACATTTTAAGCAGGAATAATAAGAAATCATGAAGGTTTTTTTCTTCTGATGTGTTAGAATATCTTGTAACAGTGAGACATAGTTTTATCACATTGGCTGTGTACATAGTGACCCTCTCTGTTTAGCAGCCATTCCTCTTTCCCATAAAAGGTGACTGTTTAAAATTAACGTATTAACCCTCTAGGATGGATCAAATTGGATCCTAGATTTTTTCCACTGTATGAATGATTTATCAAGAATACTCACTGAAAGAAATGTTTCAAAATCCATTAATTGGCTATTAGTCAATCATTTGACTTACAGTCGcttcttttgaaagaaaattaattttccataagaccaaagtaaattttttatcttggCAATCTCCAATTTCTATCAATGCTAGTCTAATGATCACTTTGTACGTCAGTTGGTGGTATCTATTAATGCATTTTaggcagttaaatttttaattaagcttaCATTATGAACCATCCCTCCATTCTTGATtgtttaatttacagaaatactATCTAGTCTTGTCTTGTTAACTGTAcgtatcttttaaaataatttctatggtTTTAAGTATATTGGGTCAATCATcccaaaaaagatattttttaaagtaaattgtttattcttaaatgttaaaaataaattcactattgaaagttaaactaaaaatttgctaataataatagCTCACAACTGTCACATAATACTGGTAGTTTTTTGAAAATAgcgtaattattttagtttttcaatcagctttttttttatgtatctatatatacataaagcAGTAGTCAgttttgataatgaaaaattctgaaagttatctaaatttatgttgtaattttttaattttttgtgctagaattattttatctttatattaaaataaaagtttgtatatattcattcagaaaaatttcttttaatttttactgtatttgcagattttaattttcaaatctcttattcataatttttatcttggGGAAGTATGATAATATAGTAAAACcttatttataaagaaactttGTTTAGAGAACAGATTTATTCAATCCCAAAAATGtctttataaaaacatgttttacatcAATTACCTGTCATCAAAACAATTTTGTACATTTCAAATCTACTACAAAACTTTTGTGACTGCCAGAATTAAAAGAGTTTAACTTAGCTGGATATATTAACAATATCCTTGAgatctttatttgtttatcttgAAATTGAGAAGTTAATGTGAGATTCTGAATTAATATGAGAACGTGgctaaattatattctaaaaattaaaagttacttattaaaattatactgaaaattaatagaatacaATTTAGCCTTAAAAGTATACTGAAAATTGATGGTATCAGATggttcctttttaaaaaaatgttgtagtttaacaatatatttgtttGTCAATTGATGACTAGAAGTTTTTATTCATCACTTTCAATTCTCATTTGTGCATTATTtgtgtgaaaattattttcattgtaatggATTGAGTCTGATCTCTTGTTTTGTACTGAGTGCTGTCAGAGGGGGTTTCTGAAATAAAGCATATTTCAGAGACAAAATGATAAATCTGCAGAATTCTTCTTGTAAGAAATGCAATTACAACCGCATACTATGGCACATATACTACCATGGGACATAAATGTCAAATCATTAAACTGcaattaatctttactaaataTTGTATTAGGTAGTGCACATCTTTAGCTATGGAACTACAGCTCAGATGTAGACTATATCTTTATTGTGTTAACTTAGCTCAGATTAATTaccgtatttaaaatttttttttgttttcctgatTTACTCTCTACTATTACATACTTGttcatttgtatttactttaatgaaaatttgaactTAGATTACctgtttttcatattcattatttttgataTTCTTATTCTGTagcaacttaatttaatttttgtagtatacACCCatgaattaatagaaaattttttttataaccaatgacaattaattattaaaaatgaagcaATACTTTGTAGTAGTAATAACATgatgtattaaattgtaaataaattcctattaagaattaataaatggttgtattttgctaaaatacattttactttttcattatttatgttgaCAATTCTTGTGATGTTTAtagagttaaaattattttctgtactaATGAGTGCCATAAGTTTAACTGTAAAATGATTTCACCTCCAAAGACTTTTCTACCAGTCTTTTGAAAgctatgaaaataaagttttactttgtatttgtgtgcagatcattttgtgaaatatgAATAGGCACCTTACTGGCTGCCTACTTTATGTACTATTAGAcatttttattgaactttcttAATCATATTTAACTTTTGTACTGTTCATTAAGATTGATTATAAATTGAAcagttatttaaactttataatacgttattttcttttaattaattttttttataggtagcCATACAATTGCAGGAAATCTACTTGCTGATCAGAATGGGCAAACTGAAACTGTTATATACACTACTACTTTTCCAGAACCAATTCAGCAGTTCCATATGGTttgataatgcaataaaaaactgtttg comes from Lycorma delicatula isolate Av1 chromosome 3, ASM4794821v1, whole genome shotgun sequence and encodes:
- the Nf-YB gene encoding nuclear factor Y-box B isoform X2, producing MDNSESGDELGGTFLTSDAQGYMVQSDDIDDDAVLTAENTDDSNHDGEKLGCPLREQDRFLPIANVAKIMKKAIPESGKIAKDARECVQECVSEFISFITSEASDRCHMEKRKTINGEDILYAMTTLGFDNYVEPLKLYLQKYREATKGDKTLGGTEIYEDMADDVFSSHTIAGNLLADQNGQTETVIYTTTFPEPIQQFHMV
- the Nf-YB gene encoding nuclear factor Y-box B isoform X1, which translates into the protein MFLNIMDNSESGDELGGTFLTSDAQGYMVQSDDIDDDAVLTAENTDDSNHDGEKLGCPLREQDRFLPIANVAKIMKKAIPESGKIAKDARECVQECVSEFISFITSEASDRCHMEKRKTINGEDILYAMTTLGFDNYVEPLKLYLQKYREATKGDKTLGGTEIYEDMADDVFSSHTIAGNLLADQNGQTETVIYTTTFPEPIQQFHMV